Part of the Danio rerio strain Tuebingen ecotype United States chromosome 12, GRCz12tu, whole genome shotgun sequence genome, tatggcaaaaaataaaaataaatcagttattataaatgagttattaaaactattatgtttagaaatgtgttgaaaaaaaaatctcatctccgctaaacagaaattggggaaataaataaacagggaggctaataattcaggttggttaataattctgacttcaactgtgtgtgtatatatatatatatatatatatatatatatatatatatatatatatatatatatatatatatatatatatatatatatatattcagggaaaaaaaggacaaatttaaacttttaaaggctgatttataattcTATGTAAAGCACATATGTTTGGTCCGGTGCTGCCTTTGCacagtcgcatagccctcgcttTAGGCTGACGCTGACGAACatctctcaaaaattgtaacaacTCATTGCAACAGGTAgggcaagctctgtgattggacgGCTTGGTATCGGTGACgtgtgtgggcggtgctgagagccgcaAGCTCATTGGAGcgaatgtttacaagtgttgagtgcCGTGAAAGCGCTCTACataaaatcttttgttttgtgtttatctttttgttgttgcacgtccgccattcCCACCTCTAAATGAACAAGTTACttttacattaaggtagcatttaataaaaataaaaaaagcgaagaaagtcgacacagaggaacataaactaCAGCCAGTTAGCATTTGGGAAGTGTTGttacagagcaacacaaacagcaggcTAAATGCACGACTACTCGCAAGGCATGTGCCATGGGTCACAGCAATCACTCGAtgaagaagtataaatcagccttgaggcAGGGGCAAAATTTAAGACTCTGTAAAAGCTTACCATTTATTAATCCAGAAAGGCTTGTGAACATTGATGCTGAGAAATCACTGTCCATGTAGATCACCATCTGCAGCAAATATAGAGGTTGTggaaaatgtatgatttatttCATAGTTCAGCCTCTTTGTGTTTTCTGTCTTTATAGAACATTTTAGCCTCGTTTGAAAGTAGTTGCAGTCAGATTTGTGAATGCAGTGCTTTCTGAATGTTGAGTTTGGACTAAAGCTTGATCAGAAGCAGCAAGAATATACTGTACAGCAGCTTTCAGATTAAAGGCTGCATGGAATGTACAGTATTCTGTACTGTGGAAAAGCCAAAACAAAACTGCCAGATTTTGGTCAGATGATCAGTTTAAACTGTCTTCAGAAGAAAACTGTAAAAACCATGCTAAAAAAAGATTCCATCTTCAGTCAAAATTCACGGAATATTCTACAAACCTTTGAGTATTTTTTTCCGGCATTCATGATGTTGATTGTTTTGATGAGATCAGTAGCAGTGAGCTGTCAAAAAATTATTATCAacattaaaatcaacaggttttccaataaaaacaataaaccctAATTGCAATATATGTATTAACTTTCAAAATCCTAGATTCACAATCATATGCCATAAACACACTTAAACATTGCAAAACAAGCAAGAGAATGCTATTATTTTTAAGCTGATCACTTAAACGCAATCATTAAACCAGAAACAATATACAACATAAACCTTATATTTTGTTCAGTTGTATCTCTAGCATGTTGCCACTTTAGGAAATTTACACGAGTGATGTTATTGTGTGTATTTCACTATGGATACAATACATTGCTTTGGTTTGTTTAGGTGGATGATGCCTTAAaggaaaaattctgtcatcatttactcgcccctATTTGAGCTGCTTTTCTTCTTTTGTACATGACAATGGAAGGTTGTTTGTTCCAGcaaacagcattcttcaaaatatattatttttagttcaacagaaaaaaataaaaataaaaaattctgaagATTTAAAATTTCATGCAGGAGAATAAATAATGAGGCATTTTTGAGTGATCTATCCTTTTTGGGTCCAGtcacatacaaaaaaatacaattatataacagatgtatatatacagttgaaatcagaattaaatcccctaaattattagtccccttgtttatttttatttctaattaacggtgatgagattttttttcaacacatttgttaacataatagttttaataactcatctctaataactgatttattttatctttgccatgatgacagtaaataatttttgactacatattcttcaagacacttatatacagcttaaagtgacatttaaaggcttaactaggttaattaggttaactaggcaggttagggtaattaggcaagttattgtaaaacaatggttagACTATcataaaaaatacagcttaaaggggctaatatttttgaccttaaaatggctcttaaaaaatgtaaaactgcttttattctagctgaaataaaacaaatcagactttttccagaagaaaaaactgttatcagacatactgtgaaaatgtccttgatctgttaaacatcatttaggaaatatttaaaaaagaaaaaaaaaaatctaagggggctaataattctgacttcaactttatgtatTGAAACTGTTTATATACTTACAGACTCCTCAGGAAAATCAAACTTTCCTTCACTTCCCACTCCTGACATGTAGATGAATATGTTGTCATTTTCTTCACTGCATCAAATCAAAATAATGgtgctttgtttattttagtgcaaaaTCATGTGAGCTGCTAGCAGGAAATACAGGGCCAAGAACAGAAGAAGCAGGTCTGACACAATCAATTGTACATTAGCATaccaaattataatttttggcAAATTGGTTTTGGTTGTAGGTGACGCTGTCATCTAAATAGTCACAGTACTTCTGTAGATGATTGGCCCCTAAATACTTGCACAAAAGTAAAAATACTTAAACACTCAATCTTCCACACAAACCttcttatgatttttttttcagcagtgtcATCCCCTTGAAGAACGGCAAGAAACGTCTTTGCGTTCACCTTCTATAAGATACATGCATAATTGTGCTCAGAAACTTTgtgaaaacataaaacaatatcTGGCATGTATAAAACAAGAAAAACGTTACATCTCCAGTGTAGTCATGTGGAACTGATTTGTACACGTTTGTTTGATCAACAACACTGCGAATGTCTCCAGGCAAGGGATTTCTGCAGACAGAAAAGAAaccattaaacaaacaaaaataaattaataattaaaaaaaaaagttatatatatatatatatatatatatatatatatatatatatatatatatatatatatatatatatatatatatattaggggatatatattaggggtgtaacggttcacaaaaatcacagtTCAGTTCGATACGACACTGGTGTCAcaaaagccagaggatttctcaGATTTTAATGAACCGGCCCTATTAttagttaacaataataactgtgctgttctcacgtgtACTGTCTAATATTGCACAGttgatattgacatataacttattatttgcatacgtcatcttaatagtAGTAAAGGTCTTTTCATAAGCAGCATAATTAGTTTCATCTCAGTGATTGCATGCTCTTTAGCGATGGTGAACGCGGTGTCAGTCGCACAATTGACAGCATTAtgatgattaaatgaaggattaaataacatctcatgcttaaaatgtgtagattcagtggcaaacactgttCCCTGAAAACTCTGTTCCACCGGCTTTATGGTGAATGATTTAGTCATTTCCATAGCGGACTTTAAATAGCctactggaagtcttttatccactcttggaaaagtgtaaatgcttgattgacattcagcacatgatcactgatCAGATGTGCCATTAGTTGTAACTTTagctggtttctaaaactaaatctgtcagtgttgtctTCATTCTCTCGTCTCCAGATCTTTATGTTTTCGCAGTTGTAGCTCCCTGTCATTggaagtgattgacagctgatattaaccaatccattcgcgttctgttctagcgcagtgggtcactaagaagagcttgaaggcggggcaagcattgtggGCTTTGTTTACTGGAAGTtgatgtcaactgttttaaaccattcctgagcgctgcgtttggcatttttaggtgcaaagatgcttaatgtGTTAGTGCCTAATTCCGTGcacgtggtgaacattttgctgtgaaaactggtcgcacgacaTCAGTTTTATGcactcccaaatatattttgacatCGCATAGATAACATTTCGGGTGCATATACGACCAAAACggtcgcaatttcaagccctgtctCATATCCACAGCTGTAAATGTACCGAAACCAAAGTGTTCCCAAACGCTATGTTGGTTATAAGAGGATTACATTAATGTTATTGCCATTTTGTgagaaaacattatattttgtacacttattctcttttatctttttagatatttgtctgaattgttagatttgtaatgcgtaccgaaccgaaagtctcgtacTGCATGATTCAATACAAATACAAGTATCGttacacctttaaaaaaaaaaaaaatatatatatatatatatatatatatatatatatatgtatatatgtatatatatatatatatatatatatatactgtatatatacatgtatatatatatatatatatatatatatatatatatatatatatatatatatatatatatatatatatattaagggtgtaacgatactCTGTCAAAAATCTtatgaaaaatcaccaaaaaacaCATGAAAACCAAATGCTGCAAGACAAAACTCACTCGGGATTATTAGCGATGTCATCATACATCATCACCACAATCTGCTTTTCAGGAATTCCTTGTTTTCTAATTAACTGATATGCGCAGCACACATtggcctaaaacacacacacacacacacacacacacacacacacacacacacacacgcgcacacacgcacacacacacacaaagatgttTTCCATGTTTATGAACAGTCATACATACAAGCTATTGTCCAGCAAAGCTTGAGGAATTTCCAAGTAACATGTCTTTAAAGAAATACGGAAAAAGAAGCACAAACCTGATGTCTGTAATTGTCCCAGCCCTTTGAGCCAGCAACAAGGAGAACCCAAGTTTTTCCAGACATTTCTTAAAGCTTTTCAAAGTCTAGGgaatttaaaacaaatgtaattaaagATATAACAGTTTTAGTGAGAATTTATTTTAACTCAGCTTTAGAGTCACTTTCTGTTAATGAAGTGCTGTTAATATCAACCCCTCATTGTGATGTCAATAAATAATACCAGTACATATACCAGTACAGTGCAATAACATTATTGATATAGAagacaacatatttacattctaaATGATTGGTGATTTGTGAAGTATCAGCTGTTCTTCTGTGTTCGTCCAGGTGTTTGGTTGACTTTAAGCTGACCGTGTCTGTCTTTATATAGGATGTCTGTTACTTTGATCTGAGACGCATGGGTGGAGAGTTTGGTGTGGTTTTCCTTTTAATATTATGCAATATTTCAATGTTAGTAATAACTATTTCCATGCTAGTAAAAATGGGATTGTAAAGATTAAATATATAGCGTGCAATAAGCTTTTGAGCacaaaattaactaaatatgattaaacatttaaaaagctacaTTGAAAATAAGAAATAAGAAGACAAATAACCTTGCATTGGGTGCAGATGAAATGAGCTGCAATTattgaaagttttgtttttggaCATTACATTTTCTTAATCGCATCTAAACATCTTTAACAGCTTCAAAGGGCTGTCTTATCTTTTCCCTTGTACTACTTTTGCagcacatttattaattatatattcatCTTATGTAACTTTGGGTGTTTAGATTGTTGCAGATTTGATGTGCTTTGTGAAAGCAAGTAAACTGGTTTACATTTAGTTACTTTTAAAATTGCATACAAGTAATCAAAAAAGATAAAGTCATTCTTTAGGCTGTTCAGAGTTTAATCTTGTTTTATCAGcatgttttaattttacaaaGAGTATTGTTTGTGT contains:
- the LOC137496779 gene encoding legumain; this translates as MMYDDIANNPENPLPGDIRSVVDQTNVYKSVPHDYTGDKVNAKTFLAVLQGDDTAEKKIIRSEENDNIFIYMSGVGSEGKFDFPEESLTATDLIKTINIMNAGKKYSKMVIYMDSDFSASMFTSLSGLINVYAVASCDSSNPNIPYPYDSERSTCLSDEFSAAWLKFVSAADDRTATFKKQYDYIKKKDKSKPCEFGDKKFENLLISEFLNK